A genomic window from Chitinophaga pollutisoli includes:
- a CDS encoding CHAT domain-containing protein: protein MPIHELHIYGTRIAANSEILVSAEEVPGLEREVAYQLGSVERGSQDAHILALEDHHVLSLTLDDGTVWFCDPLSLESLFPDMPVQERNGNVVYRLPSTLPSDLPERGALPDLGIKLLEVFIKKEAAPKIRDLAVSLEDKQTDGQYGLMFVNDDFTLQEDQFMDGDATPYLLFLHGTASSFAGAFGALRGTEIWRSLRKMYGNRILAFQHRTLTQSPLQNAEILAALLPQGAALHLVTHSRGGLIGDILARYAEESKRTGFTKLEKEYLQKYDRTGDLTAIRALDGILPYKKISVAKTVRVACPASGTLLASRRLDHFFNVVMNLLGMATGFHPAIVAFKALLAALVAAKGDPDSLPGLEAQQPASPFIRALNNPGPEETIDAPLYVISGISRAGVSWRGLAAILGKLYFRTGNDLVVDTASMHNGARRAANRVQYFLDQGGNASHFNYFSNSGSASAMLLALQYDGSGTVAGFNTGSQMEGDALRSGIATGGKLTRDQVTGNKPVAILIPGLLGSWLREGQETLWPDYDVLLKGGLTRLSMENTKIEAEALPSSAYTELADALSDSHDVLTFPYDWRRSPVDTGALLAEKIHTLLQRRIHVQIVAHGTGGLLVRELIYRHPEIWKALRAQGACSALLLGSPLGGTYRIPQLLFGEDAVMRQLAGLDLYHSTAELTEVFAGLPGLLCLLPTATTIDDFADVKTWEKLRHALQKPGWPIPSENDLRSFAQYRQEVSEGMRHTTYAGVAYIAGQAPPGHLTPDGYRDLPDGRIQFTGEPGGDGSSTWDSAIPEELKRQQQQYYTSVPYGALPCDKRIFTAIKEILRNGSTTLLRNTPPEARGIGGAAKPKPQKAAVAFGISPENLERSMLGLPQDTIYREGAVPITISLSNGDCKFAAHPVLVGHFLNDGLFSAEKAINYFLHGELARRHGLGLYPGDPGTSELFIVENPAPFKGAIIAGLGRQGELTPWLLAQTVEKAVLKYLSAFNSPIAVPASVATPKRTVGISTLAIGCGYGGLSIESSVRAVITGVQHANDKIRDNYDNAITVGEIEFIELFRDRAMGCFMAINHIDEEEKKQLHILWKNRTIIKRPGSRERMLIDNNSDWWTRIQVRHIEDRDKTDGAGELRFTMSTDAAREEERILHVSRSGMQSLLNAMSGQNRWNPQLAKSMFEMLIPKDFKDQIKRQSNINWIVDTQTAEYPWELLQDALTDTQPLSVNAGMVRQLATKDYRIRINPVVSRTALIVADPDLKGTYGQLPGARHEGAKVQQLLDAQDYNTWPLLNASDADILSALFARDYKIIHLAGHGVFDPENYLKSGMLIGAETCLNTTHLDQLPTVPEFVFVNCCFLGEMNGAAEARYQQRYQLAANFGTQLINNGVRAVIVAGWAVDDAAALDFTGRFYKEMFQGKNFGDAVKAARKHIFDLHGHRTNTWGAYQCYGDPFYVMEPGSHSGKPNEPLLLADDAEIMLSNMLSALDLGDGDVQRTLRQVEDICRQVDENKIRTPAITELQALLYASLGQFESAIQLFTQLLQTETASFSGATMERYCAVRLASLMQQYRDNPAQSDTILQDVDRVIGDILFLRKMGATSERLHLLGSAYKRKAFLSHGKAKKAAYRASADCYREAAGIAHNGLKAYSLGCYYLLQNALSVAGSQGPSKEAAVAELRQLLLEHRKSPVDQLGGQAYRQLVTEAHILMGLHFLQPSATSYQEAEAAYKTARQQAAHPVMKQADAGLFDFIDDVLSMAGKNRLTRATNARQQLDPLRKLFP from the coding sequence ATGCCTATCCATGAATTGCATATTTACGGCACCCGCATCGCGGCGAATAGCGAGATCCTGGTTTCGGCCGAAGAAGTGCCCGGCCTGGAGCGCGAGGTGGCCTATCAGCTCGGCAGCGTGGAACGCGGTTCGCAGGACGCGCATATCCTTGCCCTGGAAGACCATCACGTTTTATCCCTGACGCTCGACGATGGAACGGTTTGGTTCTGCGATCCGCTGTCGCTCGAGTCCCTGTTCCCGGATATGCCGGTGCAGGAACGGAATGGAAATGTTGTTTACCGCCTTCCCTCCACGCTCCCATCCGATCTGCCGGAGCGCGGCGCGCTGCCCGACCTGGGGATTAAGCTGCTGGAGGTTTTCATCAAGAAAGAAGCCGCACCGAAAATCCGTGACCTGGCGGTCAGCCTGGAAGATAAACAAACGGACGGGCAATACGGGTTGATGTTCGTAAACGACGATTTTACTTTGCAGGAAGATCAATTCATGGATGGCGATGCCACGCCGTACCTGCTCTTTCTTCACGGCACGGCATCCAGTTTCGCTGGTGCTTTCGGCGCACTCCGCGGCACGGAAATCTGGCGAAGTTTACGGAAGATGTACGGCAACCGCATCCTCGCCTTCCAGCACCGGACGCTCACGCAATCGCCGTTGCAAAACGCTGAAATCCTGGCGGCGCTATTGCCGCAGGGCGCGGCGTTGCACCTGGTCACGCACTCGCGGGGCGGGCTCATCGGCGATATTCTCGCCCGGTATGCGGAAGAAAGCAAGCGGACAGGATTTACAAAACTTGAAAAGGAATATTTACAGAAATACGACCGCACCGGCGATCTGACAGCGATACGGGCGCTGGACGGCATTTTGCCATATAAAAAAATCAGCGTAGCCAAAACCGTGCGGGTCGCGTGTCCGGCGAGCGGCACACTGCTCGCCTCGCGCCGGCTGGATCATTTTTTCAATGTGGTGATGAACTTGCTGGGCATGGCCACCGGATTCCACCCGGCGATAGTGGCTTTTAAGGCCTTGCTGGCGGCGCTGGTCGCGGCAAAAGGCGATCCGGATTCCCTGCCCGGCCTGGAGGCGCAGCAGCCTGCTTCGCCGTTTATCCGCGCGTTGAATAATCCCGGGCCGGAAGAAACGATCGACGCACCGTTGTACGTGATTTCGGGCATCAGCCGCGCGGGCGTGAGCTGGCGCGGGCTGGCGGCGATCCTGGGAAAATTGTACTTCCGGACCGGAAACGACCTGGTGGTAGATACGGCCTCCATGCACAACGGCGCCCGCAGGGCAGCAAACCGGGTGCAATATTTCCTGGACCAGGGCGGCAATGCGAGCCATTTCAATTACTTCTCCAACAGCGGCTCCGCTTCGGCCATGCTGCTGGCATTGCAATACGACGGCAGCGGAACGGTAGCGGGATTCAATACCGGTTCGCAGATGGAAGGCGACGCCCTGCGGTCAGGGATTGCCACGGGCGGCAAGCTTACCCGCGACCAGGTTACCGGCAACAAACCGGTGGCAATACTTATACCCGGGCTTTTAGGCAGCTGGCTGCGCGAGGGGCAGGAAACGCTCTGGCCGGATTACGATGTTCTGCTGAAAGGCGGGCTCACAAGGCTTTCCATGGAGAACACGAAGATAGAAGCAGAAGCATTGCCTTCATCCGCTTATACTGAGCTGGCCGATGCGCTGTCGGACTCGCACGACGTGCTCACGTTTCCCTACGACTGGCGACGCTCGCCCGTAGATACCGGCGCATTGCTGGCGGAGAAGATCCACACCCTTCTGCAAAGACGCATCCATGTGCAAATCGTGGCCCACGGAACAGGGGGCCTGCTCGTCCGCGAACTGATATACCGGCATCCGGAAATTTGGAAAGCCCTGCGCGCCCAGGGCGCGTGCAGCGCCCTCTTGCTGGGAAGCCCCCTGGGCGGCACTTACCGCATTCCGCAATTGCTGTTTGGGGAAGACGCCGTCATGCGCCAGCTCGCCGGCCTCGACCTCTACCACTCCACCGCCGAGCTCACCGAAGTGTTCGCTGGGCTCCCGGGATTGTTGTGCCTCCTGCCCACCGCCACCACCATCGATGATTTCGCGGATGTCAAAACCTGGGAAAAACTGCGCCACGCGTTGCAAAAACCCGGATGGCCGATACCTTCGGAAAACGATCTCCGTTCCTTCGCCCAATACCGCCAGGAAGTAAGCGAAGGCATGCGGCATACCACTTACGCGGGCGTGGCATACATCGCCGGGCAAGCGCCTCCCGGCCACCTCACGCCCGACGGATATCGCGATTTGCCCGATGGCCGTATCCAGTTCACCGGCGAACCGGGCGGCGACGGCAGCTCCACCTGGGACAGCGCCATCCCGGAAGAGCTGAAGCGCCAGCAACAACAATACTACACCAGCGTTCCCTACGGCGCGCTGCCATGCGATAAACGGATATTCACCGCCATCAAGGAAATCCTCCGCAACGGGTCCACCACCCTGCTGCGCAACACGCCCCCGGAAGCCCGCGGTATCGGAGGCGCCGCGAAGCCGAAGCCGCAAAAAGCGGCCGTGGCCTTCGGCATTTCCCCCGAAAACCTCGAACGCTCCATGCTCGGCCTCCCGCAAGACACCATTTACCGCGAAGGCGCCGTCCCCATCACCATTTCCCTTAGCAACGGCGATTGCAAATTTGCGGCGCACCCGGTGCTGGTGGGGCACTTTCTGAACGACGGGCTTTTCTCCGCCGAAAAAGCCATCAACTATTTCCTGCACGGCGAACTCGCGCGTCGGCACGGACTGGGCCTGTACCCCGGCGACCCGGGCACCAGCGAACTGTTCATCGTGGAAAATCCGGCGCCCTTCAAAGGCGCCATCATCGCGGGACTCGGACGGCAAGGCGAACTGACGCCATGGCTGCTGGCGCAAACGGTGGAAAAAGCGGTACTCAAATACTTATCGGCATTCAACAGCCCGATCGCCGTGCCAGCTTCGGTAGCCACGCCAAAACGCACCGTGGGCATCAGCACACTGGCCATCGGTTGCGGGTATGGCGGTTTAAGTATCGAAAGCTCGGTGCGCGCGGTGATCACGGGCGTGCAGCATGCCAACGACAAAATCCGCGACAATTACGACAACGCTATTACGGTAGGCGAGATAGAATTTATCGAGCTTTTCCGCGACAGGGCCATGGGTTGCTTCATGGCCATCAATCATATCGACGAAGAAGAAAAGAAACAGCTGCACATCCTCTGGAAAAACCGCACCATCATAAAGCGCCCCGGCAGCAGGGAACGCATGCTGATCGACAATAACAGCGACTGGTGGACGCGCATCCAGGTGCGGCATATCGAAGACAGGGACAAAACTGACGGCGCGGGGGAATTGCGATTCACCATGTCTACCGACGCCGCGCGGGAAGAGGAGCGCATCCTGCACGTTTCCCGGAGCGGCATGCAATCGCTGCTGAACGCCATGAGCGGGCAAAACCGCTGGAATCCCCAGCTCGCCAAGTCCATGTTCGAAATGCTGATCCCTAAAGATTTTAAAGACCAGATCAAACGCCAGAGCAATATCAACTGGATCGTGGATACCCAAACGGCGGAATATCCCTGGGAACTGTTGCAGGACGCATTGACCGACACACAGCCGCTCAGTGTCAACGCCGGGATGGTACGCCAGCTGGCCACAAAGGATTACCGTATCCGCATCAATCCCGTTGTATCGCGCACTGCGCTCATCGTAGCCGATCCCGATCTGAAAGGCACTTATGGCCAATTGCCGGGCGCCCGGCACGAAGGGGCCAAAGTCCAGCAGCTCCTCGATGCGCAGGATTACAATACCTGGCCGTTGCTCAACGCGTCGGATGCAGACATCCTATCCGCGCTCTTCGCCCGCGACTACAAGATCATCCACCTCGCAGGGCATGGCGTTTTCGATCCTGAAAACTATCTCAAAAGCGGCATGCTCATCGGGGCAGAAACCTGTCTCAACACCACGCACCTCGACCAGCTGCCCACCGTTCCCGAGTTCGTGTTCGTCAACTGCTGCTTCCTCGGTGAAATGAACGGCGCCGCCGAGGCCCGCTACCAGCAACGTTATCAGCTGGCAGCCAACTTCGGCACGCAACTGATCAACAACGGCGTACGTGCAGTCATCGTAGCGGGATGGGCGGTAGACGATGCAGCGGCACTGGACTTCACCGGGCGGTTTTACAAGGAAATGTTCCAGGGGAAGAATTTTGGCGACGCCGTGAAAGCCGCGCGCAAACACATCTTTGACCTGCATGGCCACCGCACCAATACCTGGGGCGCATACCAGTGCTACGGCGATCCGTTTTACGTGATGGAACCAGGCAGCCATTCGGGCAAACCAAACGAACCGCTGCTGCTGGCCGACGATGCTGAGATTATGCTTTCCAACATGCTCAGCGCCCTCGATCTGGGCGACGGCGATGTACAAAGAACGTTGCGGCAGGTGGAAGACATTTGCCGGCAGGTGGATGAGAACAAGATCCGCACGCCCGCCATCACCGAGCTGCAGGCCTTGCTTTATGCGAGCCTCGGCCAGTTCGAGTCCGCCATCCAGCTATTCACCCAACTGCTGCAAACAGAAACGGCCAGCTTCTCCGGCGCAACGATGGAACGCTACTGCGCCGTGCGCCTGGCATCCCTCATGCAGCAATACCGCGACAACCCGGCGCAAAGCGATACCATCCTGCAGGACGTGGATCGCGTTATTGGCGATATTCTCTTCCTCCGGAAAATGGGCGCCACATCGGAAAGGTTGCACCTGCTCGGCAGCGCTTACAAACGCAAAGCGTTCCTCAGTCATGGAAAAGCGAAAAAAGCCGCTTACCGTGCTTCGGCGGATTGTTACCGGGAAGCCGCGGGCATTGCGCATAACGGGCTGAAAGCGTATAGCCTTGGATGTTACTACCTTTTACAAAACGCCCTGTCGGTGGCGGGGTCGCAAGGGCCATCGAAAGAGGCCGCCGTGGCGGAATTGCGCCAACTGCTCCTTGAGCACCGCAAATCACCGGTGGATCAGCTCGGCGGACAGGCCTACCGCCAATTGGTCACGGAAGCGCACATCCTGATGGGGTTGCACTTCCTGCAACCTTCCGCCACCAGCTACCAGGAAGCAGAAGCGGCTTACAAGACTGCACGGCAACAAGCGGCGCACCCCGTCATGAAACAGGCGGATGCGGGTTTGTTCGATTTTATTGATGATGTGTTGTCGATGGCGGGAAAAAACAGGCTCACCCGCGCCACAAACGCCCGGCAACAACTGGATCCGTTGCGTAAACTGTTCCCGTAA
- a CDS encoding GrpB family protein: MKVVIVPYDPLWPDAFREHQRAIENSLGHLFPVVDHIGSTSVPGLAAKPVIDILVGLAADELLDKTVEPLTRCGFTYFRKYEPGMPYRRFFALLSMPPGETAPPLVDIGDPFVTGGPIPSLVNIHVMVRHTYHWKRHLALRDFLRSHPEVAEAYAAVKIGLSAREFGDTNEYNAAKDAFVKSAEQRALAWWKG; encoded by the coding sequence ATGAAAGTCGTGATCGTTCCATACGATCCCTTGTGGCCGGATGCCTTCCGCGAACATCAGCGCGCGATAGAAAACAGTCTTGGCCATTTATTCCCGGTGGTGGACCATATTGGCAGCACTTCCGTGCCCGGGCTCGCCGCCAAGCCGGTGATCGACATCCTGGTGGGGCTTGCGGCCGACGAACTGCTCGACAAAACCGTGGAACCGTTGACCCGCTGCGGTTTTACTTACTTCCGCAAATACGAACCGGGCATGCCTTACCGGCGGTTCTTCGCGCTGCTGAGCATGCCGCCCGGCGAAACGGCGCCGCCGCTCGTCGATATCGGCGACCCCTTCGTGACCGGCGGGCCAATCCCCTCGCTGGTGAACATCCACGTGATGGTGCGGCATACCTATCACTGGAAGCGGCACCTGGCGTTGCGGGATTTTCTGCGTTCCCATCCGGAGGTGGCGGAAGCGTATGCGGCGGTAAAAATCGGGTTATCAGCCCGTGAATTCGGCGACACCAATGAATACAACGCCGCCAAAGACGCTTTTGTGAAATCCGCCGAGCAACGGGCGCTGGCATGGTGGAAAGGCTGA
- a CDS encoding phytanoyl-CoA dioxygenase family protein: protein MLQPNLPLSDADIRHFITEGYVRLDQAFPRDLALEAQEILWKEMNLRPDAPQGWKAPVVWLGELSHAPIVQAANTPLLHAAFDQLVGPGKWAPRHSVGTFPVRFPGHEPAGDDGWHVDVSFPGREAAQDPGNYFKWRSNLHSKGRALLMLFLFSDVSENDAPTRLRAGSHLDVARMLRPHGDKGLTALQIADRLGGTGQRKEVLATGEAGTVYLCHPFLVHAAQQHKGTQPRFLAQPGLHPKKPFTLFNRENNYTPVESAIRLGIGLDKAG, encoded by the coding sequence ATGTTGCAACCCAATCTTCCCTTATCGGACGCCGATATCCGACACTTCATTACGGAAGGCTATGTTCGCCTCGATCAGGCATTCCCCCGCGACCTGGCGCTGGAGGCGCAGGAAATTCTATGGAAGGAAATGAACCTCCGGCCGGATGCGCCGCAGGGCTGGAAAGCGCCCGTCGTGTGGCTGGGCGAGCTTTCGCATGCGCCGATTGTGCAGGCGGCCAACACGCCTTTGCTGCATGCGGCTTTCGACCAGCTCGTGGGGCCCGGCAAATGGGCGCCCCGACATAGCGTTGGCACGTTTCCCGTCCGTTTTCCAGGTCACGAACCGGCGGGCGACGACGGCTGGCATGTAGACGTGAGCTTCCCCGGCCGCGAAGCCGCGCAGGATCCGGGGAATTACTTCAAATGGCGGTCTAATCTCCACTCCAAGGGCCGCGCCCTGCTGATGCTGTTCCTGTTTTCCGACGTCAGTGAAAATGATGCGCCCACGCGGCTGCGCGCCGGCTCCCACCTCGATGTGGCCCGCATGCTGCGGCCCCACGGCGACAAAGGGCTCACCGCCCTCCAGATCGCCGACCGGCTGGGTGGCACCGGGCAGCGGAAAGAAGTGCTGGCGACCGGAGAAGCCGGAACCGTCTATCTCTGCCACCCTTTCCTCGTGCATGCGGCACAGCAGCACAAGGGCACGCAGCCCAGGTTCCTCGCCCAACCCGGACTTCATCCTAAAAAACCTTTCACCCTCTTCAACCGCGAAAACAATTACACCCCCGTGGAAAGCGCTATCAGACTGGGCATCGGGCTCGATAAAGCCGGCTGA
- a CDS encoding helix-turn-helix domain-containing protein, with amino-acid sequence MDIYGKKYEIDERLKSVLQPLYAIKSPECSATEVFHLSPNLEMLLIFSFGTPVRYTFENKGEPERMMDKIMILGPLRRMLTYERAGGTDILVLPFVLDGFYRLLGISPDGIDPGSPDDPRFAQTAGLLAAMHDRLAGYTDPMERAAAAESFVLRAVAPPEAASVPLLQGRDALHDPNLNPVKVIAGQWDITERAVQQRFRKYGGYSPKELIRFLRFKEVVNWLLAHPDEKPDWFFLIEKFGYHDQSHLIKDFKLYTGAPPREFLRMNDNGSFCTSWQAEGD; translated from the coding sequence ATGGATATCTACGGCAAGAAATATGAAATCGACGAACGGCTGAAAAGCGTGCTGCAGCCGCTATACGCTATCAAGTCGCCGGAATGCTCCGCTACGGAGGTATTCCATCTTTCCCCTAATCTGGAAATGCTGCTGATCTTCAGTTTCGGGACGCCGGTGCGGTACACGTTCGAAAATAAAGGGGAACCGGAGCGGATGATGGACAAAATTATGATCCTGGGCCCCCTCCGCCGGATGCTCACCTACGAACGCGCCGGCGGCACCGATATTTTGGTGTTGCCTTTCGTGCTCGACGGCTTCTATCGCCTGCTTGGCATATCGCCTGACGGCATCGACCCAGGTTCCCCTGACGATCCGCGGTTCGCGCAAACAGCCGGGCTGTTGGCAGCCATGCACGACCGCCTTGCCGGATATACCGACCCGATGGAACGCGCCGCCGCGGCGGAGTCATTCGTCCTCCGCGCCGTCGCGCCACCGGAAGCCGCGTCTGTACCGCTGTTGCAGGGCCGCGATGCGCTGCATGACCCCAACCTCAATCCCGTAAAGGTGATTGCCGGGCAATGGGACATCACGGAACGCGCCGTGCAACAGCGCTTCCGGAAATATGGCGGTTATTCGCCCAAGGAACTGATCCGCTTTCTCCGCTTCAAGGAAGTGGTGAACTGGTTGCTGGCGCACCCCGACGAGAAACCCGACTGGTTCTTCCTCATCGAAAAATTCGGTTACCACGACCAAAGCCACCTCATCAAAGATTTCAAACTATACACCGGCGCCCCTCCCAGGGAATTCCTCCGGATGAACGACAACGGCAGCTTTTGTACGAGCTGGCAAGCGGAAGGGGATTGA
- a CDS encoding NAD-dependent epimerase/dehydratase family protein — MALHTLLGANGTIANALLPVLQSAGHQVRLVSRNPQPVEGVESIAADVLHHDQVLRAVQGSDVVYLLVGIQYNAAIWERDWPRIMRSVIDACKASGSRLIFFDNAYMYGKSDGEITETTPYRPVSRKGKVRAGVARMLEAEMRAGAIDAIIARAVDFYGPGVSDKSAAGVLVFANMKKGRKAQWFINADVPRSYNYTPDAARALYLLSQSEEALGQIWHLPAVSPALTGRQFISLAAKEMGAKDGVFVLPKWLLKVFGWFNPFMREMFEMHYQDEFPFRFNSSRFEKHFHFTPTRYEDGVKATAQWFLQQP; from the coding sequence ATGGCATTACATACGCTCCTCGGCGCTAACGGCACCATCGCAAACGCCCTCCTCCCCGTTCTCCAGTCCGCCGGCCACCAGGTCCGTCTAGTTTCCCGGAACCCGCAGCCCGTGGAGGGTGTGGAATCCATCGCCGCCGATGTTTTGCACCACGACCAGGTACTGCGGGCGGTGCAGGGTTCTGACGTCGTTTACCTCCTGGTAGGCATCCAATACAATGCCGCGATATGGGAACGCGACTGGCCCCGGATCATGCGCAGCGTCATCGATGCCTGCAAAGCCTCCGGTTCCAGGCTCATCTTCTTCGACAACGCTTACATGTATGGGAAATCCGACGGAGAAATCACCGAGACCACCCCCTACCGCCCCGTGAGCCGGAAAGGCAAAGTACGCGCCGGCGTGGCCCGCATGCTCGAAGCGGAAATGCGGGCGGGCGCCATCGATGCCATCATTGCCCGCGCGGTGGATTTTTACGGGCCGGGCGTCAGCGATAAAAGCGCCGCCGGAGTGCTCGTGTTCGCCAATATGAAAAAAGGTCGAAAAGCCCAGTGGTTCATCAACGCCGATGTGCCCCGCTCCTACAACTACACACCCGATGCCGCCAGGGCTTTGTATTTGCTTTCGCAATCCGAAGAAGCCCTCGGGCAGATCTGGCACTTGCCGGCCGTGAGCCCGGCGTTGACGGGCAGGCAGTTCATTTCGCTGGCGGCGAAGGAAATGGGCGCGAAAGACGGCGTGTTCGTATTGCCCAAATGGTTGCTCAAGGTTTTCGGCTGGTTCAACCCCTTCATGCGCGAGATGTTTGAAATGCATTACCAAGACGAGTTCCCCTTCCGCTTTAATTCTTCCAGGTTCGAAAAGCATTTCCACTTCACCCCCACGCGTTACGAAGACGGCGTGAAAGCTACCGCGCAATGGTTCCTTCAGCAACCCTAA
- a CDS encoding secondary thiamine-phosphate synthase enzyme YjbQ, which yields MKIYQEMLRLPAKHRGFHLITDEVLRAIPAIRQVKTGMLQVFIQHTSASLTVNENADPTVRADFETYFNKAVPENDPDYEHDYEGSDDMPAHLKASLLGCSVMLPVRNGHPALGTWQGIYLCEHRDAGGPRQLVITLWGE from the coding sequence ATGAAGATCTACCAGGAAATGTTGCGGTTGCCGGCGAAGCACAGGGGCTTCCACCTGATCACCGACGAAGTGTTGCGCGCAATCCCCGCCATACGGCAGGTGAAAACCGGGATGCTGCAGGTGTTCATCCAGCATACTTCCGCATCGCTGACAGTAAACGAGAACGCCGACCCTACGGTGCGCGCGGACTTCGAAACCTATTTCAATAAAGCGGTTCCGGAAAACGATCCCGATTACGAACACGATTATGAAGGCTCCGACGATATGCCCGCGCATCTGAAAGCCTCGCTGCTGGGGTGCTCTGTGATGCTGCCCGTACGCAACGGCCACCCCGCGCTTGGCACCTGGCAGGGCATCTACCTCTGCGAGCACCGCGATGCCGGCGGGCCCCGGCAACTGGTCATCACCCTCTGGGGCGAATAA
- a CDS encoding helix-turn-helix domain-containing protein encodes MYEKKISENLDCGVNVANKIVGGKWRACIIDAISRGIRRPSGLQREIPEAPSRVIQMHLRELEALQVIRKEASGGFPLKAEYFLTSFGASVLPLIAVMDQWGNQHKEFVKEMAAAMMETSES; translated from the coding sequence ATGTACGAAAAGAAGATCTCCGAAAACCTGGATTGCGGCGTGAATGTGGCCAACAAGATCGTGGGCGGCAAGTGGCGCGCCTGCATCATCGACGCGATCTCACGCGGGATCCGCCGGCCCAGCGGCCTGCAGCGCGAAATACCGGAAGCTCCTTCCCGCGTAATCCAGATGCACCTGCGCGAGCTGGAAGCATTGCAGGTGATCCGCAAAGAAGCGTCAGGCGGCTTTCCGCTGAAAGCGGAGTATTTCCTTACCAGCTTCGGCGCATCCGTGCTGCCGCTCATCGCGGTGATGGACCAGTGGGGCAACCAGCATAAGGAATTCGTGAAAGAAATGGCCGCCGCCATGATGGAAACATCCGAATCATGA
- a CDS encoding DUF6929 family protein, whose protein sequence is MLIQPAISLLREQLLSDFPSGSALAFTEGRLYLTGDDARELRILDTRYRTAGSVTLFSHPQYRIPKPEKADLESAVVMKHKQAVYLAAFGSASLDTRRQIVLVPLPLRTSDHPVIYSRYADDFLEHLGQHLHDVNIEGATMFKTRLIFANRGHEDNPHNTLIYARPDCWNAMEQDIPFIQSLKLPDNSRGFCGVSDLCYISARDILLLTFTTEATTSTYDDGIIGDSYLGIVREFSKKSRQETLTVDEMINLPAVSPVFAGQKIEGICLEKVRSEGLLLHLVADNDAGDSRLFTINAVL, encoded by the coding sequence ATGCTCATCCAGCCCGCTATCAGCCTCCTCCGAGAGCAATTACTATCCGACTTCCCTTCCGGCTCTGCCCTGGCGTTTACCGAAGGGCGGCTCTACCTCACGGGCGACGACGCCCGGGAGCTCCGCATCCTCGACACGCGGTACCGTACCGCCGGTTCCGTTACGCTCTTTTCCCATCCGCAATACAGGATTCCCAAACCTGAGAAGGCCGACCTGGAATCCGCCGTGGTGATGAAGCACAAGCAGGCCGTGTACCTCGCGGCTTTCGGTTCCGCCAGCCTGGACACCCGCCGCCAGATCGTACTGGTGCCGCTCCCCCTACGCACCAGCGATCATCCCGTGATCTATTCACGGTATGCAGACGATTTCTTGGAGCACCTCGGCCAGCACCTGCATGACGTCAATATCGAAGGCGCCACGATGTTCAAAACGCGGCTCATCTTCGCCAACCGCGGCCACGAAGACAATCCGCACAACACGCTCATTTACGCCCGCCCCGATTGCTGGAACGCCATGGAGCAGGATATTCCATTTATCCAATCGCTGAAGCTCCCCGATAACAGCCGGGGATTTTGCGGCGTGTCGGACCTGTGCTATATCTCCGCCCGCGATATCCTCCTACTTACATTTACCACCGAGGCCACGACCAGTACGTACGACGACGGTATCATCGGCGACAGCTATCTCGGTATTGTCCGGGAATTCAGTAAAAAGTCGCGGCAGGAAACGTTGACGGTCGATGAAATGATCAACCTGCCGGCGGTTTCCCCTGTTTTCGCCGGGCAGAAGATCGAAGGGATTTGCCTGGAGAAAGTCAGGTCGGAGGGGTTACTGCTCCACCTCGTGGCCGACAACGACGCGGGCGACAGTCGCCTTTTCACCATCAACGCCGTACTGTAA